The Anomaloglossus baeobatrachus isolate aAnoBae1 unplaced genomic scaffold, aAnoBae1.hap1 Scaffold_5326, whole genome shotgun sequence region aaccaacggcaaggtatatctctgtaatccgggaacctaacttaattggccaatatataaactaaatatctctcttttgcagtactgcagtgccatattttcccttgtacatttttagcATTTcattgtgcagctgtatgcattttatagttactatgttttttcgactagcacctgttcacatttgatggatgtgcgggtcagttttttttgactgaggtccaactgtgtgagcagacctcagctgcggcgggcctgctctgctgaggggcaggccggcgctgtggaggggaggaagggatttctctccctctctcctccgtagccggctattgcgattcttgcttTGCACTCGTCGACaccagtgtaccgcaagtgcagtgcgatttttctcttgccccatacacttgaatgggtgtgagagaaaacagtctcgcattacacccgcagcatgctacgattgtattCTCAGTCCGATtgaggctgagaaaataatcgctcatgtgcgctgacacacaggctaatattggtcagagtggaatgtgatgttttatcacactccactcacaccgtttttctcgccgtgtggcttaggcctaattgaaagactgacacctttTCTGTGTGTTGGAGATACTCctgattttggcatccaaatactgataaaacactgatgcaaaatactgatgtgtgaaaaaggcctaaggcCTACtccacacatctgtgtctccggtatgtgtggtgGCCATTATCAGGAGGCACGGAcacatgcagacccattaaaatcaatgggatttgtcacacatctgtgtttttcctctgaccatgtgtccatgtggagcacatgcgtgtccatgtgctccacatgtcGACATGTCCCTTTTctgctggcagcacaggtgtcacacgaaccgcacactgatgtgatccacgggacatcagtatgacatgtaccggagaaaactcatcacttaaaaacatttttttttatagttaCCTGTCCCCGACGCTGCTTTCCCTgcttctgctgttacttccgggcccactcattatgcgtATGCATATTCACTACACTCGCcatggacccggaagtaacagcagcgccggagacaggttaaTATACAGCTCATgttgtctgtgtgctatccggatgtcacacatacacacacatacataccttcacCATTGACCATGCAAAACGTTTGTGCTTTGCACGGACTTGTGAAGGAGGACTAACACTATATGGTTACAACACCGAGTTCAACATCATTTgctgactttttttatttttgcattgtaAAACCTTTATAATTGCAACATATTGATACATTTCATATATTTGCTCATACAAGCTTTGCTTCACATTTATCGCATACATTTCCAGTTACAGAGATATAAGATTATATGTGGTAGAACATTATAACACGAGAGCAGAAAAGCATGTAACATATATAGGTAATGTCATATTGTCATGGTGCAGGATACGTCCGATCTCGGGACCAACATCTGCACTGGAATTTGGGGTCCCCCGTCCTGTGAATAATGTATAAATGTCTGAGATGATATTACCTCTAGAAGAAACACAACTGTGAGGAATAAGATTAATATCCAGAGACATTACAATGCCACATTACTACAATGCGAGAGGCCATTATTATTCCTCTTTTTGTGATATAACATTGTTATTATTGGAGCAGAGTGAAATACGTCGCACATTTACTCCTGTAACTTCTATATCAGCAAATACTGCTCAGGTTACAGATATAAGATTATTAGTAATTAGTGACATCAGTGATAGAAAGATACAAGAATACACTGGAGTAATATTCTCCGGGCACAGGACACGTTCTACCTATTACACACATTTCTGGGCTGGAACTTGGGCTCCGTCCTGTGATTGATTATAAATGTCTgagattatattataatattataactTTAAAGAGAATGTTAAATATCCATAAAGATTTCACTTATCAGACtgcaaatccttttttttttacttttattcctatatattatatagagtcattacacacagagggatctattcctttatattatatagtcatcacacacagagggatctattcctatatattatatggagtcatcacacacagagggatttattactatattatagagtaattacacaaagaagaatctattcctatatattatatagagtcattacacacagagggatctattactatattaTAGAGTAATtaaacacagaaggatctattcctatatattatatagagtcattacacacagagggacctattacTATATTATAGAGTAATtaaacacagaaggatctatttctatatattatatagtcattatacacagagggatctattactatatactatatagagtcattacacacagagggatctattcctatataatatatagagtcattacacacagagagatctattcctatatattatatagagtcattacacacagagggatctattcctatatattatatagagtcattacacacagagggatctatattatatagagtcactacacacagagggatctattcctatatattatgtagagtcatttcacacagagggatcaattcctatattttatatagagtcaatacacacagagggacctattacTATATTATAGAGTAATtaaacacagaaggatctatttctatatattatatagtcattatacacagagggatctattactgtaaactatatagagtcattacacgcagaaggatctatttctatatattatatagtgattatacacagagggatctattcctatatattatatagagtcattacacacagagggatctattcctatatattatatagagtcattacacacagagggatctattcctatatattatgtacagtcatttcacacagagggatctattcctatatattatgtacagtcatttcacacagagggatctattcctatatgtataatagatccctctgtgtgtaatgactctatataatatataggaatagatccctctgtgtgtaactactctatataatgtttccctttttgcattgaacaactaaaataaattaactttttgatgatattctaatttattgagatgcacttgtatattacaCATCAAAAGTGGAGAAAGGGTGGATTTTAAGGAAATTTTTAAAAGgtcaaattttattggaaaaagtttaaaaaatacacataattgTAAAGAGCATAATAAATGGAACACGGGTATGCATACAGGACACTGAACAAGACATATACAGACTGACAGAATCCAGTAGTTCATCCCCCTTGATAAAGCGAGCACTtagacacgtgaaacgcgcgttgggcggTCCACAGCAGTCCCCCTGCAGGTATACATCTTCAAACCGGTTTGTACAATACTTGAAAACTTTGATCTGATATTATGTACTATTAGCACTTATACTTCAGCCGGTTCATTTTTACCATTGTCCTGCAGGGGGCAGACTGCTGTTCTTCTTTTTTACATGGCACCTAACTAACTTTGTGCAATAAGCACTTCCGCTTTTGATCTATATGCACTTTTAGATTATGCCATTTATTGTAGTGAATTTTTCCATTTTATGCATTTTGTAATACATGAGGAATGTCTCATTAACCTCCATACATGTTAATACTATTGGATTCTGTCAGTCTGTATATGTCTTGTTCAGTGTCCTGTATGCATACCCGTGTTCCATTTATTATGCTCTTTAcaattatgtgtattttttaaactttttccaataaaatttgacCTTTTAAAAATTTCCTTAAAGTCCACGCTTTCTCCACTTTTTATATGTTTATATGGTGGACATGTGCATCTCACATGGACTTATCCTTTGATGCTATATGATGGGATTGATGAATTTTCTGATTCTATATTACACTTCAGTAGAGTGAATATTTCCTCCATCTCCTTCTCTGCACAGGTCATTAGGATGTTCACTTAAGGCTCCTTCTACCCTGGCGGGGATGGATCTGAAGAAACCTTGTCGGAAACCCGGTCCCATATAGACATAAATGATTGGTTTCATGCAGCTGTTAAGACAAGCCAGGATGATCACAATTGTGTGTAGAATTGGGGTTAGAAGGACATGTACGTAATACCTTGTTACTAGTGGGAAGATGTAATATGGAAGCCAGCAGATGAAGAAACACAGTATAACAGCGGTGATGATCCTGAAGGATCTCTCAGATCTCTGGGGTCTCTTACTTTTTCTCAGTTTGCAGAAAGTGGTGACATAAAAGGTAACGATGATGAGAAAAGGGAAAACAAACATTGTAACAAATCTGATCAGCAGAATTATGTGATGTAAATCTGGGTTATAAAGATTGGAGTAATAATAAAATACACACAATTCACTATGATAAGTTGCACCGTATCTATATGAATAAAAGACTAATCCCGCTACAATGAGGCTCAGCCCCCAGATGATCGCTGCACAGATTCTCACCACATTACAGGTTCTATGGACTTTGGCCCAGAATGGCCACATGACGGACACCCAGCGGTCAATACTCATGGCCGTCAGGAGGAGAACACTGGAGGTCATGTTTATATTTAACAGGAAAATGTTCAATATGCAATGTACaaaatgtgtggtgtgtgtgtgatatgcaaCCCACTCAATAATCCTCATAGGCAGagacgcacagcacaggaagtccgcGATGGCCAGGTGGAGGAACCACACGGCACTGATTGTGTTCTTCATCCTGAATCCGGCAATCCAGATGACAAATCCATTACCGATAATCCCGAGAGCAAAGACAATGCTGAAAATTGTAATCAATGTCTTCTGTACGATGTTATCATAATCATGAAAGTTGTTATTGTTAGGTGACCTGAGgagagaggacagggtagatgtaaGTAAAGTTACCAATATATAAATCTCTGTCTTGCCCACGGGCCGCTCTTCTAGTATCTGTCCACCAGGTGCCTCAGCCGCACTGTACCATGAATACAATCCCTTGTGGTCTCATCACAATCTGTAATGTGCAGCTGTGCTGTGACCACAGGGAATGTGATACAAGGTATAGCGACGCTGAAGCAGCCGGCGGCCCTGACCCTGCCCCACAAGAGCGGCACCTTTACATTACCGCTAAGCAGAGAATGGAAAGTATGCACAGAGGATCGAGAGCAACACAATATATGAAACATCAAGCAAGAAAATCTGACAAGGAGTTAAACACAATTTTAAAAAGCACATAGGCTACCAAGAAACCATTGACGGGATTCCcattaatgtaacgcctgcctggatccacagtctcagacgggctgtaatggacaggctagaggga contains the following coding sequences:
- the LOC142283173 gene encoding C3a anaphylatoxin chemotactic receptor-like, which encodes SPNNNNFHDYDNIVQKTLITIFSIVFALGIIGNGFVIWIAGFRMKNTISAVWFLHLAIADFLCCASLPMRIIEWVAYHTHTTHFVHCILNIFLLNINMTSSVLLLTAMSIDRWVSVMWPFWAKVHRTCNVVRICAAIIWGLSLIVAGLVFYSYRYGATYHSELCVFYYYSNLYNPDLHHIILLIRFVTMFVFPFLIIVTFYVTTFCKLRKSKRPQRSERSFRIITAVILCFFICWLPYYIFPLVTRYYVHVLLTPILHTIVIILACLNSCMKPIIYVYMGPGFRQGFFRSIPARVEGALSEHPNDLCREGDGGNIHSTEV